Proteins from one Alicyclobacillus vulcanalis genomic window:
- a CDS encoding DivIVA domain-containing protein produces MPLSPIDIHNKEFRRSLRGYNEDEVDDFLERVIQDYEALIRQNKQLEEEIERLNEKLAHYQNLEESLSKSILVAQETAEELKANAKKEAQLIIREAEKNADRIISEALNKARKVALEVEEMQKQAAIFRARFRSLIQSQLEMMESGEWESFERELARREVAAAEPDFA; encoded by the coding sequence ATGCCGTTGTCGCCCATCGACATTCACAATAAAGAGTTCCGGCGCTCGCTGCGCGGGTACAACGAGGATGAGGTCGATGATTTCCTGGAACGCGTCATCCAGGACTATGAGGCGTTGATTCGCCAAAACAAGCAGCTGGAGGAAGAAATTGAACGGCTCAACGAGAAGCTGGCGCATTATCAGAATCTCGAAGAGAGCTTGAGCAAGTCCATCCTCGTGGCTCAAGAAACGGCGGAAGAGCTCAAGGCCAACGCGAAGAAGGAAGCGCAGCTCATCATTCGCGAGGCGGAGAAGAACGCGGACCGGATCATCAGCGAGGCGCTGAACAAGGCGCGCAAGGTCGCGCTTGAGGTTGAAGAGATGCAGAAGCAAGCGGCCATCTTCCGCGCGCGGTTCCGCTCGCTCATCCAGTCGCAGCTCGAGATGATGGAGTCGGGCGAATGGGAGTCCTTTGAGCGGGAACTCGCGAGGCGAGAGGTCGCGGCAGCAGAACCCGATTTCGCCTGA
- a CDS encoding DUF5665 domain-containing protein: MMWHRRKRRHTLTNLGLLRLAEYLEGVNFAAYVDLLQTPWRLALLNFIGGIFRGLGIGLGFTVIAGIVVLVLQQLELLNLPVIGKWVADLVQIVDGQLKARQFAY, from the coding sequence ATGATGTGGCATCGGCGCAAACGGCGTCACACGCTCACAAACCTAGGCCTGCTCAGGTTGGCCGAATACCTCGAAGGCGTGAACTTCGCGGCGTATGTGGACTTGCTGCAGACACCGTGGCGACTGGCCCTGCTCAATTTCATCGGCGGCATCTTCCGCGGCCTGGGCATCGGCTTGGGCTTCACCGTCATCGCCGGGATCGTGGTTCTGGTGCTGCAACAGCTGGAGCTTCTCAATCTTCCGGTGATCGGGAAGTGGGTCGCCGACTTGGTACAAATCGTGGACGGCCAGCTGAAGGCGCGCCAATTTGCATACTGA
- a CDS encoding TraR/DksA C4-type zinc finger protein, which translates to MDEQAIRSRLEEARLHLQTRLGGRETSADLGAAMPDECSELSMYDNHPADVATELALRNQAMGERLRDERALADVEAALERLKDGTYGRCVDCGQAIPRDRLEAMPTARRCVDCQRRLEKRQLAERRPVEEDVLSPAFGQFNRDGADETGYDGEDALQDVMRYDRPQTGLAYYDEPELDDDSGYVEWVEGISEEAYRRTLPSPAERLTDYDEP; encoded by the coding sequence ATGGACGAACAGGCCATTCGATCTCGGCTCGAAGAAGCGCGCCTGCACCTTCAGACTCGGCTCGGCGGGCGCGAGACTTCGGCTGACCTAGGTGCAGCCATGCCGGACGAATGCTCCGAACTCTCGATGTATGACAACCACCCGGCAGATGTCGCCACAGAGCTCGCGCTTCGGAATCAGGCGATGGGAGAGCGGCTTCGGGACGAGCGGGCGCTTGCGGATGTCGAGGCCGCATTGGAGCGGCTTAAGGACGGCACTTACGGGCGGTGTGTCGACTGTGGGCAGGCCATTCCGCGCGATCGGCTCGAAGCCATGCCGACCGCGAGGCGCTGTGTCGACTGCCAGCGGCGCTTGGAGAAACGCCAACTGGCCGAGCGCCGCCCCGTGGAGGAGGACGTGCTGTCGCCCGCGTTTGGCCAGTTCAATCGGGACGGCGCTGATGAGACGGGCTACGATGGCGAGGATGCCCTGCAGGACGTCATGCGCTACGACCGCCCACAGACCGGACTCGCGTACTATGACGAGCCGGAGCTGGACGACGATTCGGGCTACGTCGAGTGGGTCGAGGGCATCTCCGAGGAGGCCTACCGGCGCACGCTGCCGTCTCCTGCTGAACGACTGACCGACTACGACGAGCCCTGA